From a region of the Deltaproteobacteria bacterium genome:
- a CDS encoding NIPSNAP family protein, which produces MIYEVRTYTLKPGSIPECEKRFAEVLSHREKYSPLGAFWHTELGPLNQIIHVWPYENLQHRIETRTQAMKDPNWPPKIGEFILNMESEIFLPTPFMEPLGKRQLGGVYEMRSYLYQPASMPQVLERWSKAIPARIQLSPLAACWTSDVGALNKFVHVWAYKDFAERDRIRAEALKQPTWPPNTKEFLVTQTTKMLLPASFSPMH; this is translated from the coding sequence ATGATTTATGAAGTCCGCACTTACACCCTCAAACCTGGCAGTATCCCAGAGTGCGAGAAGCGCTTTGCCGAGGTGTTGTCGCACCGCGAGAAGTATTCGCCGCTTGGTGCCTTCTGGCATACCGAGCTGGGTCCGTTGAATCAAATTATTCACGTCTGGCCGTACGAAAACCTTCAGCATCGCATAGAAACCCGCACCCAAGCGATGAAAGACCCCAACTGGCCGCCCAAGATTGGGGAGTTCATTCTCAACATGGAGTCGGAGATTTTTCTCCCCACGCCATTCATGGAACCGTTGGGCAAGAGGCAGCTTGGCGGGGTATATGAAATGCGCAGCTACTTGTATCAACCCGCCTCCATGCCCCAAGTGCTGGAGCGGTGGTCGAAAGCTATCCCGGCGCGCATTCAACTCTCGCCGCTCGCGGCGTGCTGGACCAGCGACGTCGGCGCGCTCAACAAGTTCGTGCATGTGTGGGCGTATAAAGACTTTGCCGAGCGCGACCGGATTCGCGCCGAAGCCTTGAAGCAGCCGACCTGGCCGCCCAACACCAAAGAGTTCTTGGTCACTCAGACCACGAAGATGTTACTTCCGGCATCGTTTTCACCGATGCATTGA
- a CDS encoding enoyl-CoA hydratase/isomerase family protein — protein sequence MQTGKFRGFEVTVHDPGIAVLTFNQPERLNGLNHHIKRDLVETLLQAQMDDAIRVVVFTGSGRAFSAGDDISGRPSGDREARALVPEIPAGHHNPTGTYNGLRGLSQPVNLMVRHLDKLTIAALNGVAIQTGFSLALACDFRIASEEARLGSATLRFGLLPDEGGQYLLVQMMGVAKAMDFLMRKRIVSAQEALELGLVHEVVAPSVLMARTLELARELANGPQVAMRMLKRSIYNAAEMTFAQSLDEIASKTAVTDHHPDAAEGMRAFQEKRPPRFNQWLERK from the coding sequence ATGCAGACAGGAAAATTTCGTGGCTTTGAAGTGACAGTACATGACCCGGGCATTGCAGTACTCACCTTTAACCAGCCCGAGCGGTTGAATGGGCTGAATCACCATATCAAGCGCGACTTGGTGGAGACACTGCTCCAGGCGCAAATGGACGATGCCATCCGGGTGGTGGTCTTTACCGGGTCCGGACGCGCGTTTTCCGCTGGAGACGATATTTCCGGTCGCCCTTCGGGGGATCGCGAGGCCCGTGCCCTGGTGCCGGAGATCCCTGCCGGGCATCATAATCCCACCGGCACCTATAACGGACTGCGCGGGCTGTCGCAGCCGGTCAATCTGATGGTACGCCACTTAGACAAGCTGACGATTGCCGCCCTGAACGGTGTGGCGATTCAGACTGGATTCTCGCTCGCCCTGGCCTGCGATTTCCGTATTGCCTCGGAGGAGGCACGCTTGGGCAGCGCCACGTTGCGCTTCGGTCTGTTGCCGGATGAAGGTGGTCAGTACCTGTTGGTGCAAATGATGGGTGTAGCGAAGGCGATGGACTTTCTTATGCGGAAACGTATCGTGTCTGCCCAGGAGGCGCTGGAGTTGGGGCTCGTGCATGAAGTTGTTGCCCCATCCGTATTGATGGCGCGGACGCTGGAACTGGCGCGCGAACTAGCGAACGGCCCGCAAGTCGCCATGCGGATGCTGAAACGCTCCATCTACAACGCTGCAGAGATGACGTTTGCGCAGTCGCTGGATGAGATTGCTTCAAAGACGGCAGTGACGGATCATCACCCGGACGCGGCGGAAGGGATGCGCGCGTTTCAAGAGAAGCGTCCCCCTCGCTTTAACCAGTGGCTAGAAAGAAAGTAA
- a CDS encoding LLM class flavin-dependent oxidoreductase produces MTKQLHLSVVDQSPVRQGGTAAEALRETIELAVATEKLGYQRYWVAEHHNLPGFAGTSPEIMIGQIAARTSTIRVGSGGVMLSHYSALKVAEIFRMLESLYPGRIDLGIGRAPGSDQRTAAALAYPGKVRDIGYFPEQVDHVIEYLSDQFEAEHPFPGVHAGPTRPGSMPEVWLLGSGYDSALLAAERGLPFSYAYFFGLGVEQGPAIVDHYRRRFRPSDLLSEPKVNVAVQVLCAETEAEAMRLVASRDLLRLRIVTGRFGGVPPVEEALAYPYTPQERAFVAHSHQTTVDGDPQQVKAQLEAVAELYQTDDLSVVTICYDFAARVRSYQLVAQTCGIVKKN; encoded by the coding sequence GTGACAAAACAACTGCACTTGAGTGTCGTCGACCAATCTCCTGTTCGCCAAGGGGGAACGGCGGCGGAAGCGTTGCGAGAAACGATCGAACTGGCTGTGGCGACCGAGAAGCTCGGCTACCAACGCTATTGGGTCGCCGAACATCATAACCTCCCGGGCTTTGCTGGGACCAGCCCGGAAATCATGATCGGCCAGATTGCGGCGCGTACCAGCACGATCCGTGTCGGTAGCGGCGGGGTGATGCTCTCGCACTATAGCGCGCTGAAGGTGGCCGAAATCTTTCGTATGCTGGAATCGCTCTATCCCGGTCGCATTGATCTTGGCATTGGGCGAGCGCCGGGCAGTGACCAACGCACGGCGGCGGCGCTGGCCTATCCCGGCAAGGTGCGGGACATTGGCTATTTCCCCGAACAAGTCGATCACGTCATCGAGTATTTGTCGGACCAATTCGAGGCCGAACACCCTTTTCCCGGCGTTCATGCCGGACCAACGCGCCCGGGCTCGATGCCGGAAGTGTGGCTGCTCGGCTCTGGCTACGATTCGGCGTTGTTGGCGGCCGAGCGCGGCCTCCCTTTCAGCTACGCCTATTTCTTCGGGCTGGGGGTCGAGCAAGGGCCGGCCATCGTGGACCATTACCGTCGCCGGTTTCGCCCTTCAGATCTCCTCTCCGAACCCAAGGTCAATGTCGCCGTGCAGGTGCTCTGTGCGGAAACGGAAGCCGAAGCCATGCGACTTGTCGCTAGCCGGGACCTGTTGCGGCTGCGGATTGTGACCGGACGCTTTGGTGGCGTGCCGCCCGTCGAAGAGGCGCTCGCCTATCCGTACACGCCGCAAGAGCGGGCTTTTGTTGCCCACTCGCATCAGACGACGGTGGATGGCGATCCGCAGCAAGTCAAAGCCCAGTTGGAGGCGGTGGCCGAGCTGTATCAGACCGACGATCTCAGCGTGGTGACGATTTGCTACGATTTCGCGGCGCGGGTGCGTTCCTACCAACTCGTGGCGCAAACATGCGGAATCGTAAAGAAAAACTAA
- a CDS encoding CoA transferase, whose protein sequence is MVKPLSGLVVLDLTRFLAGPYCAMLLGGLGAEVIKVEAPEGEESFRDRPPYGGPKGASLKKQTPDDISLSILHRGRNKKGITLNLRKPEGKELFLQLCEKADIVVENYAAGTLERMGFAYPILQARNPRLILCSISGFGQSGPRSAWRAYDPIIQGAAGIVSVTGYPDRPPVRAGAAISDTTTPLVATIGVLAALQAREKTGQGDWVDISMQDSSFFLLPEIIEFMLAGDEPQRMANAHVSGTPFNVYEAKDGYVSICAVSAPDWQKLVAALGRPELEDPRFRNLLNRREHRQTIDTVVQDWVAQRTVDEAVNHLQDSGVPAGPILTPRELLTDEHLAARDMVIDLEHPLHGPIPGAKAIGMPVKFLNNPVQFDQPAPALGQHNEDVYGRLLGLNGAKLQELKAQGIV, encoded by the coding sequence GTGGTAAAGCCGCTATCAGGTCTTGTGGTCTTGGATTTAACTCGTTTTCTGGCCGGGCCGTACTGCGCTATGTTGCTCGGCGGGCTCGGGGCGGAAGTGATCAAAGTCGAGGCTCCGGAAGGCGAGGAGTCTTTTCGCGACCGCCCGCCGTATGGCGGTCCTAAAGGCGCGAGTCTGAAGAAACAAACCCCTGACGACATTAGCCTGTCGATTCTGCACCGTGGACGTAACAAGAAGGGCATCACCCTCAATCTGCGCAAGCCGGAGGGAAAAGAACTGTTTCTTCAGCTCTGTGAAAAAGCCGATATCGTGGTCGAGAACTATGCTGCAGGGACGCTGGAGCGCATGGGGTTTGCCTATCCGATCCTGCAGGCGCGCAATCCCCGCCTCATCCTCTGCTCCATTTCTGGATTCGGGCAAAGCGGACCTCGCAGCGCGTGGCGTGCGTACGACCCTATTATTCAGGGTGCGGCAGGCATCGTCAGCGTCACCGGCTATCCGGATCGCCCGCCGGTACGCGCCGGGGCCGCGATTAGCGATACCACTACGCCGCTGGTGGCAACCATCGGCGTGCTGGCTGCCCTGCAAGCGCGCGAGAAAACCGGGCAAGGAGACTGGGTCGATATCTCTATGCAGGATAGTTCGTTCTTTCTCCTGCCGGAGATTATCGAATTCATGCTAGCTGGAGACGAGCCGCAACGCATGGCGAATGCGCATGTCAGCGGCACACCGTTCAATGTCTATGAGGCGAAAGACGGGTATGTTTCGATCTGCGCGGTGTCGGCGCCCGATTGGCAGAAGCTGGTCGCGGCGCTCGGAAGGCCAGAGTTGGAAGACCCGCGCTTTCGCAATCTGCTGAATCGCCGTGAGCATCGACAGACAATCGACACGGTAGTGCAGGACTGGGTGGCCCAACGAACCGTGGATGAAGCGGTGAATCATCTTCAAGATAGTGGAGTTCCCGCCGGCCCGATTCTTACCCCGCGAGAATTACTGACCGATGAGCATCTGGCAGCGAGAGATATGGTGATCGATCTTGAACATCCTTTGCACGGGCCGATCCCGGGTGCAAAAGCCATTGGTATGCCGGTGAAGTTTCTGAACAATCCCGTGCAGTTCGACCAACCCGCGCCTGCGCTCGGTCAGCATAATGAAGATGTCTATGGCCGTTTGCTGGGGCTGAATGGGGCGAAACTGCAAGAACTCAAGGCGCAAGGGATCGTCTGA
- a CDS encoding CinA family nicotinamide mononucleotide deamidase-related protein, with protein MANAEIVAIGSELLLGQIVDTNSTWMAQRLTALGVNLFHKSVVGDNPERMKEVLTRALERADVVITSGGLGPTQDDLTREAVAEVTGRELVLHQPFLEQIDHRFRSRGFVMTPNNERQAYMPKGAIPVDNPNGTAPSFIVEDPRGSIFVLPGVPFELKWLFDNEVAPYLRRKFSLAEIISYRVLKVAELGESRVDDLMGHFIANSRNPTVGVLAHPGQVDIRIAAKAPTKEAALELIAPVEAEMRQLIGKHIFAADEETMETAVGNLLREKHKTIAVCEDLTGGMVTDRLQEADTERFVEGIICNSQTALRRLLSVAGHTDRIEALLKDPESLVKELAFAVRAQAGSDLGLAIYSIPDRTDKSENLARGQTYLAITDGHGFKYRFYNMAGRGRPDRTRMSFNALALVRLALLEGLA; from the coding sequence ATGGCAAACGCGGAAATCGTGGCGATCGGCTCCGAACTCTTGCTCGGGCAGATTGTCGATACTAATTCGACGTGGATGGCGCAACGGCTGACCGCTCTCGGGGTCAATCTCTTTCACAAATCCGTGGTCGGCGATAACCCAGAACGCATGAAAGAAGTCCTGACGCGGGCGTTGGAACGAGCGGACGTGGTTATTACCAGTGGCGGGCTTGGTCCCACGCAGGATGATCTCACCCGAGAAGCCGTCGCGGAAGTGACTGGTCGCGAGCTGGTGCTGCATCAGCCGTTCCTCGAACAAATCGACCATCGCTTTCGCAGCCGCGGGTTCGTCATGACCCCCAATAACGAGCGTCAAGCCTATATGCCCAAAGGCGCGATTCCAGTGGATAACCCCAACGGTACGGCACCGTCGTTCATCGTCGAAGACCCGCGCGGCAGTATTTTCGTGTTGCCGGGCGTGCCCTTCGAGCTGAAATGGCTGTTCGATAATGAAGTCGCTCCCTACCTGCGTCGGAAGTTCTCGCTGGCGGAAATTATCAGCTACCGCGTCCTGAAAGTGGCCGAATTGGGCGAAAGCCGGGTGGATGACCTGATGGGCCATTTCATCGCTAACTCGCGCAACCCCACAGTGGGCGTACTCGCCCATCCCGGCCAGGTAGACATCCGTATTGCCGCCAAAGCCCCCACCAAAGAGGCAGCGCTGGAACTGATCGCTCCCGTGGAAGCCGAGATGCGTCAGTTGATTGGCAAGCACATCTTCGCCGCCGACGAAGAAACCATGGAAACGGCGGTCGGCAATTTATTGCGGGAAAAGCATAAGACCATTGCAGTCTGCGAAGACCTCACCGGTGGTATGGTGACTGATCGCTTGCAGGAGGCAGACACCGAGCGCTTCGTCGAAGGCATTATTTGCAACAGTCAGACCGCGCTGCGCCGCCTCCTGTCTGTCGCCGGTCATACTGATCGGATAGAGGCGCTCCTGAAAGATCCCGAATCGCTGGTGAAAGAGCTGGCCTTCGCTGTACGCGCGCAGGCGGGGAGCGACTTGGGGTTAGCCATCTACTCGATTCCAGACCGTACGGACAAGTCCGAGAATCTAGCGCGCGGGCAGACGTACCTGGCGATCACGGATGGGCACGGTTTTAAGTATCGCTTCTACAACATGGCGGGTCGGGGCCGGCCAGACCGCACGCGCATGAGCTTCAATGCCTTGGCGCTCGTGCGGTTAGCGTTATTGGAAGGCTTGGCGTAA
- a CDS encoding Uma2 family endonuclease — MSLQPQPRITPEEYLALERKALYKSEYLDGEVFAMSGASREHNLISFNISGELHPQLRHRSCEAYTNDMRVKISPTGLYTYPDVIVVCDEPQFEDAEVDTLLNPTLIVEVLSPSTEDYDRGGKFEYYRTLPSLREYLLVAQDRCHIVHYTRQKDGTWLLAETTRIEDQLRLPSINCNLSLAEVYAKVPLDA, encoded by the coding sequence ATGTCGCTTCAGCCGCAACCACGTATCACGCCCGAAGAGTACTTAGCCCTGGAGCGAAAAGCCTTGTACAAGAGCGAATACCTTGACGGTGAGGTATTCGCAATGTCCGGCGCTAGCCGAGAACATAACCTCATCTCTTTTAACATCAGCGGCGAACTCCACCCTCAACTTCGCCATCGGTCGTGCGAAGCCTACACAAACGACATGCGAGTGAAGATCAGCCCTACCGGGCTTTATACCTACCCAGATGTCATTGTCGTTTGCGATGAACCGCAGTTTGAGGACGCCGAAGTCGATACGCTGCTCAATCCCACACTCATCGTAGAAGTGCTTTCCCCATCTACTGAGGACTATGACCGGGGAGGCAAATTCGAGTATTACCGTACCCTGCCCTCTCTACGAGAATATCTCCTCGTCGCTCAGGATCGCTGCCACATCGTGCATTACACCCGCCAAAAGGACGGAACATGGCTGTTAGCAGAGACGACACGCATCGAAGACCAACTTCGTTTACCGTCAATCAACTGCAATCTCTCGCTCGCTGAAGTGTATGCAAAGGTCCCGCTTGATGCCTAA